CAACATCACGGCCATCATGGCGGCGCACGACCAGCCGGGCGGCATCCGCCTGCTAGCCACGCCTCTGCCCACCGCGCGGCGCGTGCTCGATGGCATGGGCATCCGCTACAAGGAAGAGGAAGGGATCGCGGTGCGGCTCAGCGACCGGCCTGGCGCCCTGGGAAAAGTGACGCGCAAGCTGGGCGATGCCGGGGTGAACATCGAGTACGCCTACGGCTCGATCGTCAAAGGCGAGAACCGGGCGCTGATCGTGCTCGGGGTGTCGGACGTCGCCAAGGCGGAGAAGCTGGTCTAGTACACCTTATCGAGCAGCTCGATCACGTGCTTCACTTCCATCGGCAGCTTGCGCTGCGCGACTCCCGCGCGGAGCTGCAGCATGCAGCCGACGTTGGCGGTGGCGATGACTTCGGCGCGCGTCTCCGCGACATCGTCCATCTTGACCGCCAGCACCTGCGACGCCAG
This genomic stretch from Terriglobales bacterium harbors:
- a CDS encoding ACT domain-containing protein, whose amino-acid sequence is MARVTQLLVLAEHKPGTLARICSELAKVAVNITAIMAAHDQPGGIRLLATPLPTARRVLDGMGIRYKEEEGIAVRLSDRPGALGKVTRKLGDAGVNIEYAYGSIVKGENRALIVLGVSDVAKAEKLV